Proteins encoded together in one Streptomyces sp. NA04227 window:
- a CDS encoding SfnB family sulfur acquisition oxidoreductase: protein MTAHVIADEAEALTVAAALAAEFRAEAGRRDAERRLPLRELDRLSASGLLAVTVPAEHGGADVSALTLAEIFRLLASADSSIAQIPQSHFVYVNVIRRQGTPEQRKFFFAELLAGRRFGNAQSEAGTRHVQDIRTRLTARPDGSYVLDGVKHYSTGTLFADWIPVLARTEDEALHVAYVPRDAPGVTVVDDWDGLGQRTTASGTVRLDAVSVPADRVLPHHLTFEGPQLHGAVAELLHAAIDAGIAGAALAEAAEFVRTKSRPWFESGVETAAEDPLLIQRFGELALDTRASEALLREAARAVDAAQAHLTDDSAAEASIAVAAAKVGAARAAVEVASALFEVSGTRSARNALNLHRYWRDARTHTLHDPARWKIQHIGRYVLNGTRPPRHGLL, encoded by the coding sequence GTGACCGCCCATGTCATCGCCGACGAGGCCGAGGCCCTGACCGTGGCCGCCGCCCTCGCAGCGGAGTTCCGTGCCGAAGCGGGCCGACGGGACGCCGAACGCAGGCTGCCGCTCCGGGAGTTGGACCGGCTCTCCGCCTCCGGACTGCTCGCCGTCACCGTTCCCGCCGAGCACGGGGGAGCGGACGTGAGCGCCCTGACCCTGGCGGAGATCTTCCGGCTGCTCGCCTCGGCCGACAGCAGCATCGCCCAGATCCCCCAGAGCCACTTCGTCTACGTCAATGTGATCCGGCGCCAAGGCACCCCGGAGCAACGGAAGTTCTTCTTCGCCGAGCTGCTCGCGGGCCGCCGATTCGGCAACGCCCAGTCCGAGGCGGGCACCCGGCACGTCCAGGACATCCGCACCCGGCTGACGGCACGGCCGGACGGCTCGTACGTACTGGACGGGGTCAAGCACTACTCCACTGGTACCCTGTTCGCCGACTGGATCCCGGTGCTGGCCCGCACCGAGGACGAAGCGCTGCACGTCGCGTATGTGCCGCGCGACGCCCCCGGCGTCACCGTCGTCGACGACTGGGACGGCCTCGGCCAGCGGACGACCGCGAGCGGCACCGTCCGGCTGGACGCCGTCTCCGTACCGGCCGACCGTGTCCTGCCCCATCATCTCACCTTCGAAGGACCCCAACTCCACGGTGCGGTGGCCGAGTTGCTCCATGCCGCCATCGACGCCGGCATCGCAGGAGCGGCACTCGCCGAGGCGGCGGAGTTCGTCCGGACGAAGAGTCGTCCCTGGTTCGAGAGCGGCGTCGAAACGGCCGCCGAGGACCCCTTGTTGATCCAGCGGTTCGGTGAACTGGCCCTGGACACAAGGGCGTCGGAGGCGCTGCTGCGCGAGGCCGCCCGTGCGGTGGACGCGGCACAGGCTCACCTCACCGACGACTCGGCGGCCGAGGCATCGATCGCGGTGGCCGCCGCGAAGGTGGGGGCGGCCAGGGCCGCGGTGGAGGTGGCGAGCGCGCTCTTCGAAGTGTCCGGCACCCGTTCGGCGCGCAACGCCCTGAATCTGCACCGGTATTGGCGCGACGCCCGTACGCACACCCTGCACGACCCGGCCCGCTGGAAGATCCAGCACATCGGCCGGTACGTACTCAACGGCACCCGGCCGCCCCGCCACGGCCTGCTCTGA
- a CDS encoding LacI family DNA-binding transcriptional regulator produces the protein MRRARASDGARRRATVTDVARVAGVSTATVSRVMNGSSPVAAATRERVQAAMAELGFVVNAHARALAGVSNRTVGIVVNDVVSPFYAYIAHGVEREAARGDRLCLVCCTQGDPQRELAFIDLLHERRADAVILVGGSTDDRDYRDELRRRAQRLSLDGTRLVLCGRPGVGDDAPTVGVEYDNEGGSFAITDHLLTQGHERILYLGGPPGLSTTVDRLAGHRRALTLRGVAADPELVQLGAFSRAFGYRRMTELLRERLRFTAVFAGNDIVAAGAAEALEEAGVRVPDEVSLVGFDDVPVAQEMRPRLTTVHVPLEEMGRQSVRMAVGDADDEDWRAAPSGLVRLGTHIVVRDSVAPPAAR, from the coding sequence TTGCGCAGGGCGAGGGCTTCGGACGGGGCGCGACGGCGGGCCACCGTGACGGACGTGGCCCGCGTCGCCGGGGTCTCGACGGCGACGGTGTCCCGGGTGATGAACGGATCCTCCCCGGTCGCGGCCGCCACCAGGGAACGCGTCCAGGCGGCGATGGCCGAACTCGGCTTCGTCGTCAACGCCCATGCCCGGGCCCTCGCCGGAGTGTCGAACCGTACCGTCGGCATCGTCGTCAACGACGTCGTCTCGCCCTTCTACGCCTACATCGCGCACGGTGTGGAACGCGAGGCCGCCCGCGGCGACCGGCTCTGCCTGGTCTGCTGCACCCAGGGCGATCCCCAGCGCGAACTGGCCTTCATCGATCTGCTGCACGAACGCCGCGCGGACGCCGTGATCCTCGTCGGCGGCAGCACCGACGACCGCGACTACCGGGACGAACTCCGGCGCCGCGCCCAGCGGTTGAGCCTCGACGGCACCCGGCTCGTGCTGTGCGGGCGGCCCGGCGTCGGCGACGACGCCCCCACCGTGGGCGTCGAGTACGACAACGAGGGCGGCTCCTTCGCGATCACCGACCACCTCCTGACCCAGGGCCACGAGCGGATCCTCTACCTCGGCGGACCGCCCGGCCTGTCCACCACCGTCGACCGGCTGGCGGGCCACCGCCGGGCGTTGACCCTGCGAGGTGTCGCGGCCGACCCCGAACTGGTCCAATTGGGCGCCTTCAGCCGGGCCTTCGGCTACCGCCGGATGACCGAACTCCTGCGGGAGCGGCTCCGGTTCACCGCCGTCTTCGCGGGCAACGACATCGTCGCGGCCGGTGCCGCCGAGGCGCTGGAGGAGGCGGGCGTACGCGTCCCCGACGAGGTCTCCCTGGTCGGCTTCGACGACGTTCCGGTGGCCCAGGAGATGCGTCCGCGTCTGACGACCGTGCACGTACCCCTGGAGGAGATGGGCCGCCAGTCGGTACGGATGGCCGTGGGCGACGCCGACGACGAGGACTGGCGCGCCGCACCCTCCGGCCTGGTGCGCCTGGGCACCCACATCGTCGTACGCGACTCCGTGGCACCGCCCGCCGCGCGCTGA
- a CDS encoding DUF2264 domain-containing protein yields MSVPPHLLLPPPDRVLSSRTGWTRAHWEALADRMLAGVAPYATPGGAQYRLPGRHSWSGVQVDGLEGFARTFLLAACRIAGAGESADAALVERYARGLAAGTDARSGESWPQLTDCSQQMVEAASLAVALHETRPWIWDRLDSAVQERVADWLSGFLGARTWDNNWRLFQVVCEQFLASVGAPHRAEDIEGGLDRIEDWYRGDGWYTDGDGRNFDYYIGWALHLYPLLWARIAGEGNDGGRAATYRERLRLFLTDYPRFFGADGAPVHQGRSLTYRVAALAPVWMGALADCTPLAPGLTRRLASGTARHFAERGVPDTRGLLTLGWYEEFLPTTQPYSGPASPYWASKGFLGLLLPDTHPVWTEHELPLPIEELDEDGESRGRARWPRQCTTLTAPGWLLHATRHDGIVRLLNHGSDHNPPQPDGADPADGTEDPHYTKLAYSSATAPDSAPHAHARGIDNHLALLAADGTPTRRRRIHPLRCADGVAASWYAARLPGEAEGDGENGDRAGATCRIETTSVPHGPWEIRVHRVEAPQGYEVREGGWSVAATETPVGTTGPGWATVRTADGLTSTLVALHGWGSHPDARIARDVAANAFGPHSAVPCLHRDAHPGGTAVYVSLVALGREPVHPGALAEAVRVSVTEVGAVGLEFLDGRVVTV; encoded by the coding sequence ATGTCCGTACCGCCCCACCTCCTCCTCCCGCCCCCGGACCGTGTCCTGTCCTCCCGCACCGGCTGGACCCGGGCGCATTGGGAGGCGCTGGCCGACCGGATGCTGGCGGGCGTCGCGCCGTACGCCACGCCGGGCGGCGCGCAGTACCGCCTGCCCGGGCGGCACAGTTGGTCCGGCGTACAGGTGGACGGCCTGGAGGGCTTCGCGCGGACGTTCCTGCTCGCGGCATGCCGTATCGCCGGTGCGGGTGAGTCGGCGGACGCGGCCCTCGTGGAACGCTACGCGCGGGGGCTTGCGGCCGGTACCGATGCCCGCAGCGGCGAGTCCTGGCCCCAACTCACGGACTGTTCCCAGCAGATGGTGGAGGCGGCGTCCCTCGCGGTGGCCCTGCACGAGACCCGCCCGTGGATCTGGGACCGGCTCGACTCCGCCGTCCAGGAGCGCGTCGCCGACTGGCTGTCCGGATTCCTCGGCGCCCGCACCTGGGACAACAACTGGCGCCTGTTCCAGGTGGTCTGCGAGCAGTTCCTCGCCTCGGTCGGCGCCCCGCACCGCGCCGAGGACATCGAGGGCGGCCTCGACCGGATCGAGGACTGGTACCGCGGCGACGGCTGGTACACCGACGGCGACGGCCGCAACTTCGACTACTACATCGGCTGGGCGCTGCACCTCTACCCCTTGCTGTGGGCGCGCATCGCGGGGGAGGGCAACGACGGCGGCCGCGCCGCGACGTACCGGGAGCGCCTGCGGCTCTTCCTCACCGACTACCCGCGCTTCTTCGGCGCGGACGGCGCCCCCGTGCACCAGGGCCGCTCCCTCACCTACCGGGTCGCCGCCCTGGCCCCCGTCTGGATGGGCGCCCTCGCCGACTGCACCCCGCTCGCCCCCGGCCTGACCCGCCGTCTCGCCTCGGGCACCGCACGCCACTTCGCCGAGCGCGGCGTCCCCGACACACGCGGACTGCTCACCCTCGGCTGGTACGAGGAGTTCCTGCCCACCACCCAGCCGTACTCCGGCCCCGCCTCGCCGTACTGGGCCAGCAAAGGCTTCCTCGGCCTGCTCCTGCCGGACACCCACCCCGTGTGGACCGAGCACGAACTCCCGTTGCCCATCGAGGAGTTGGACGAGGATGGCGAATCGCGTGGGCGCGCCAGGTGGCCGCGACAGTGCACCACGCTCACCGCCCCCGGCTGGCTGCTGCACGCGACTCGCCACGACGGCATCGTCCGGCTGCTCAACCACGGCAGCGACCACAACCCGCCGCAGCCGGACGGTGCGGACCCCGCCGACGGAACCGAGGACCCGCACTACACCAAGCTCGCCTACTCCTCGGCGACCGCCCCCGACAGCGCCCCGCACGCCCATGCCCGGGGCATCGACAACCACCTGGCGCTGCTCGCCGCGGACGGCACCCCCACCCGGCGCCGCCGCATCCACCCCCTGCGCTGCGCGGACGGCGTGGCCGCCTCCTGGTACGCGGCGCGACTGCCCGGCGAGGCGGAGGGCGACGGCGAGAACGGCGACCGCGCCGGGGCGACCTGCCGTATCGAGACGACGAGCGTGCCGCACGGGCCCTGGGAGATCCGCGTCCACCGTGTCGAGGCGCCCCAGGGGTACGAAGTACGCGAAGGCGGCTGGTCCGTGGCCGCTACCGAGACCCCCGTCGGCACCACCGGCCCCGGCTGGGCGACCGTCCGCACGGCCGACGGCCTGACCAGCACCCTGGTCGCCCTCCACGGCTGGGGCTCGCACCCCGACGCCCGGATCGCCCGGGACGTGGCGGCCAACGCGTTCGGCCCCCATTCGGCAGTGCCCTGCCTGCACAGGGACGCCCACCCCGGCGGCACCGCCGTCTACGTGAGCCTGGTGGCGCTGGGCCGGGAGCCGGTGCATCCGGGGGCGTTGGCGGAGGCGGTGCGGGTGTCGGTCACCGAAGTCGGGGCGGTCGGGCTGGAGTTCTTGGACGGGAGGGTCGTGACGGTCTGA
- a CDS encoding alpha/beta hydrolase produces MTRRKTALATATALAAASVVAGAIAVPSAMAEPADGTAARQSDTATKGVRGAAARAAKEGVNWQECPADWGLKAPVQCGWVTVPVDYADPRGDTIKLAVSRLRSSGGKGEHQGSLLYNPGGPGGSGLDFPLGATDKDGVWAKTSRAYDFVGFDPRGVGHSAPISCVDPKEYAKSPKPDPVPDDEADKQAQRKLAQEYAEGCEERGGALLPHMTTKNTARDLDVIRAALGEKKLNYLGVSYGTYLGAVYAHLFPGHVRRMILDSVVNPAPEKIWYQANLDQDVAFEGRWNDWKNWVAEHNDAYGLGDSADDVQAAWDELRTTAKEKPLGGKVGPAELLSFFQKAAYADAVWPKVAAALSAYALGDEQPLVKAAAPDMSDAAKLASDENGNAVYTAVECNDTQWPGDWQQWDKDSERLHAEHPFMTWSNTWMNLPCANWPLQHDNKPLDIKPGKKLPATLILQAERDAATPYEGAVELHKRLKGSRLITEKDAGSHGTSGGTNSCINDRVDAYLLKGETGAEDTVCEPHELPEPEQAK; encoded by the coding sequence GTGACCCGACGCAAGACCGCCCTCGCCACGGCGACAGCACTCGCCGCCGCCTCAGTCGTCGCGGGAGCCATAGCCGTGCCCTCCGCCATGGCCGAGCCGGCCGACGGCACCGCCGCCCGCCAGAGCGACACGGCCACCAAGGGTGTCCGTGGCGCGGCGGCGCGGGCGGCCAAGGAGGGCGTCAACTGGCAGGAGTGCCCGGCCGATTGGGGTCTGAAGGCGCCGGTGCAGTGCGGCTGGGTCACCGTCCCGGTCGACTACGCGGACCCGCGGGGCGACACCATCAAGCTGGCCGTCTCCCGGCTGCGCAGCAGCGGCGGCAAGGGCGAGCACCAGGGCTCCCTGCTCTACAACCCGGGCGGCCCCGGCGGCTCGGGTCTCGACTTCCCGCTCGGCGCCACCGACAAGGACGGCGTGTGGGCCAAGACCTCCCGCGCCTACGACTTCGTCGGCTTCGACCCGCGCGGCGTCGGCCACTCCGCCCCGATCTCCTGCGTCGACCCCAAGGAGTACGCCAAGTCGCCCAAGCCCGACCCGGTACCGGACGACGAGGCCGACAAGCAGGCCCAGCGCAAGCTGGCGCAGGAGTACGCCGAGGGCTGCGAGGAGCGCGGCGGCGCCCTGCTCCCGCACATGACCACCAAGAACACCGCACGCGACCTGGACGTCATCCGGGCGGCACTCGGCGAGAAGAAGCTCAACTACCTGGGGGTCTCCTACGGGACGTACCTGGGCGCGGTCTACGCCCACCTCTTCCCCGGTCACGTACGCCGGATGATCCTGGACAGCGTCGTCAACCCGGCCCCCGAGAAGATCTGGTACCAGGCCAACCTCGACCAGGACGTGGCCTTCGAGGGCCGCTGGAACGACTGGAAGAACTGGGTCGCCGAGCACAACGACGCCTACGGACTGGGCGACAGCGCCGACGACGTGCAGGCCGCCTGGGACGAACTGCGCACCACCGCCAAGGAGAAGCCGCTCGGCGGCAAGGTGGGCCCGGCCGAACTCCTCAGCTTCTTCCAGAAGGCCGCCTACGCGGACGCTGTCTGGCCCAAGGTGGCCGCGGCCCTCTCCGCGTACGCCCTGGGCGACGAGCAGCCGCTGGTGAAGGCCGCGGCCCCGGACATGTCCGATGCCGCGAAGCTCGCCTCGGACGAGAACGGCAACGCCGTCTACACCGCCGTGGAGTGCAACGACACCCAGTGGCCCGGCGACTGGCAGCAGTGGGACAAGGACTCCGAACGGCTGCACGCCGAGCACCCGTTCATGACCTGGTCCAACACCTGGATGAACCTGCCCTGCGCCAACTGGCCGCTCCAGCACGACAACAAGCCGCTCGACATCAAGCCCGGCAAGAAGCTCCCGGCCACCCTGATCCTGCAGGCCGAGCGCGACGCGGCCACCCCGTACGAGGGCGCCGTCGAACTCCACAAGCGTCTCAAGGGCTCCCGTCTGATCACCGAGAAGGACGCGGGCTCGCACGGCACCTCCGGCGGCACCAACTCCTGCATCAACGACCGGGTCGACGCCTACCTCCTCAAGGGCGAGACCGGCGCCGAGGACACCGTGTGCGAGCCGCACGAGCTGCCGGAGCCGGAGCAGGCGAAGTGA
- a CDS encoding putative leader peptide, giving the protein MQKRLDLTRRRHVDLARVSSASCRTAA; this is encoded by the coding sequence ATGCAGAAGCGACTGGACCTCACCCGGCGACGCCACGTCGACCTGGCACGTGTCTCCAGCGCCTCCTGTCGCACCGCGGCCTGA
- the ssuE gene encoding NADPH-dependent FMN reductase — protein sequence MATVLSVSGSPSASSRTNRLLRHLDRRLTAQGHEVVPLDVRTIPAEALLGADFGHPAIVEATELVARADGVVVGTPVYKASYSGVLKALLDLLPQYALAGKTVLPLATGGTVAHVLAIDYALRPVLGSMGADHVVPGWFTLDKDITVHEDGSLTLAPAAGEALGQVVDRFSAALGYRPVLAAAG from the coding sequence ATGGCCACCGTCCTGTCCGTCTCCGGCAGTCCCTCCGCCTCCTCGCGTACCAACCGGCTGCTCCGGCATCTCGACCGGCGCCTGACCGCACAGGGCCACGAGGTCGTCCCGCTCGACGTCCGCACCATCCCGGCCGAGGCGCTGCTCGGCGCGGACTTCGGGCATCCGGCGATCGTCGAGGCGACCGAGCTCGTCGCCCGCGCCGACGGTGTCGTCGTCGGCACCCCCGTCTACAAGGCGTCGTACTCCGGAGTCCTCAAGGCGCTTCTCGACCTGCTGCCGCAGTACGCCCTCGCCGGAAAGACCGTGCTGCCGCTGGCCACCGGCGGCACCGTCGCCCACGTCCTCGCGATCGACTACGCCCTGCGCCCGGTGCTCGGCTCGATGGGCGCGGACCATGTGGTGCCGGGCTGGTTCACGCTCGACAAGGACATCACCGTGCACGAGGACGGGTCGCTGACCCTCGCGCCGGCCGCCGGTGAGGCCCTCGGGCAGGTCGTCGACCGGTTCTCGGCCGCCCTCGGGTACCGGCCCGTCCTGGCCGCGGCGGGCTGA
- a CDS encoding LysR family transcriptional regulator, with translation MRTEQLEYIAAVTRLGSLRRAAEEMRLSQPALSETVRNLERELGVDLLERKRSGATMSAEGRELLPHIVRVLEAVDRLRAAAGEQHRISRMVRVGTVNAATVPLLVPVVRRFRTSHPVTQVEVVGAQQTDILRALSEGGFDLGLVNHLDGDDTPTGFESTRLLHGRPVVCVRPDSPLAAGPTVSVSDLLTQPLIAMRAGYVMHRYVHRLLDGRTPSFSYSTDGAEMGKLMVAEGLGATVLPDFSVVGDPLERHGTLTYRPIENDTTRVLLMLQRRRAESVPQAAQDLYEAFVRRARELGGSLTERRTPPAP, from the coding sequence GTGCGGACAGAACAACTGGAATACATAGCCGCGGTGACACGACTCGGTTCACTGCGCCGCGCCGCCGAGGAAATGCGCCTTTCGCAGCCCGCGTTGAGCGAGACGGTGCGCAACCTGGAACGCGAACTGGGCGTCGATCTCCTGGAGCGAAAGCGCTCCGGCGCCACGATGAGCGCGGAGGGCCGCGAACTCCTGCCGCACATCGTGCGTGTCCTGGAGGCGGTGGACCGGCTGCGGGCCGCGGCGGGCGAACAGCACCGGATCAGCCGTATGGTGCGCGTCGGCACGGTGAACGCGGCGACGGTACCTCTTCTCGTCCCGGTGGTACGACGGTTCCGAACCAGCCATCCGGTCACCCAGGTCGAGGTGGTCGGCGCCCAGCAGACGGACATTCTGCGGGCCCTGTCCGAGGGCGGCTTCGACCTCGGCCTGGTGAACCACCTGGACGGGGACGACACTCCCACGGGCTTCGAGTCGACCCGGTTGCTGCACGGCCGTCCGGTGGTGTGCGTGCGCCCCGACAGCCCGCTCGCCGCCGGGCCGACGGTGTCGGTGTCCGACCTGCTCACCCAGCCGCTGATCGCGATGCGCGCCGGATACGTCATGCACCGCTATGTGCACCGGCTCCTCGACGGCCGCACCCCGTCGTTCTCGTACTCCACCGACGGCGCCGAGATGGGCAAGCTCATGGTGGCCGAGGGCCTGGGAGCGACGGTCCTGCCCGACTTCAGCGTGGTGGGCGACCCGCTGGAACGGCACGGCACCCTCACGTACCGCCCGATCGAGAACGACACGACCCGGGTGCTGCTGATGTTGCAGCGCCGCAGGGCCGAGTCCGTACCCCAGGCGGCGCAGGACCTGTACGAGGCATTCGTGCGCAGGGCACGGGAGTTGGGCGGTTCGCTGACGGAGCGGCGGACGCCGCCCGCGCCGTGA
- a CDS encoding sensor histidine kinase, which produces MSGTAADGTVRHWSRTGRIARRLRGWPCDLAVTALAALDVAFSVPSMQPWQTVLSFLAAAGLLLRRRYPRPVLALTLPGLFAGVALLAAIVALGTLARHRRFDWQVKLAVALVVAGSFVPWPLSKFAETPPGTVTQWLLYSLLLGVGPAVVGLLAQTRQDLSERVAELATLRDHERELHARTVLAREHARLAREMHDVISHRASLMAVQAGALEVTTRDPRVKETAGTLRTLATGTLEELRGMIVVLRAAGAGPTALAPQPRLADLPELVAQSGTDTRLTVTGANGRGLPEAAERTAYRIVQEALTNARKHAPGAPSTVTVDVGTDTLRMTVHNDAPATGALRPDLPGGGHGILGLRERAALLGGHLSAGPTPEGGFVVRGEVPLAAGDVAAGR; this is translated from the coding sequence ATGAGCGGCACTGCCGCCGACGGGACCGTACGGCACTGGTCGCGCACCGGCCGGATCGCGCGCCGACTGCGGGGCTGGCCCTGCGACCTCGCCGTCACGGCCCTGGCCGCGCTCGATGTCGCGTTCTCGGTGCCCTCGATGCAGCCGTGGCAGACCGTGCTCTCCTTCCTCGCGGCCGCGGGGCTTCTGCTGCGCCGCCGGTACCCGCGTCCGGTCCTGGCCCTGACACTGCCCGGCCTGTTCGCGGGAGTCGCGCTGCTCGCCGCGATCGTGGCGCTGGGCACGCTGGCCCGCCACCGTCGCTTCGACTGGCAGGTCAAGCTCGCCGTCGCCCTGGTCGTGGCGGGCAGCTTCGTGCCCTGGCCGCTCAGCAAGTTCGCCGAGACGCCGCCGGGCACCGTCACCCAATGGCTGCTCTACTCGCTGCTGCTGGGCGTCGGACCGGCCGTGGTCGGCCTGCTCGCCCAGACCCGGCAGGACCTGTCGGAACGCGTCGCCGAGCTCGCCACCCTGCGCGACCACGAGCGCGAACTCCACGCCCGTACCGTCCTGGCCCGCGAACACGCCCGGCTGGCCCGGGAGATGCACGACGTGATCTCGCACCGCGCGAGCCTGATGGCCGTCCAGGCCGGGGCGCTCGAAGTCACCACCCGCGACCCGCGGGTCAAGGAGACCGCGGGCACCCTGCGCACCCTGGCCACCGGGACGCTGGAGGAACTCCGCGGCATGATCGTGGTGCTGCGGGCGGCCGGTGCCGGACCGACCGCCCTGGCACCCCAGCCACGCCTTGCCGACCTGCCCGAACTCGTCGCCCAGTCCGGCACCGACACCCGCCTCACGGTCACCGGCGCGAACGGCCGCGGCCTCCCCGAGGCCGCCGAACGCACCGCCTACCGCATCGTCCAGGAAGCCCTCACCAACGCCCGCAAACACGCCCCGGGCGCGCCCTCCACGGTGACCGTCGACGTCGGCACCGACACCCTCCGCATGACGGTCCACAACGACGCCCCCGCCACCGGCGCCCTCCGCCCCGACCTGCCCGGAGGCGGCCACGGCATCCTCGGCCTGCGCGAACGCGCCGCCCTCCTTGGCGGCCACCTGAGCGCCGGTCCCACGCCGGAGGGGGGCTTCGTGGTGCGAGGCGAGGTGCCGTTGGCCGCGGGGGACGTCGCTGCCGGTCGGTGA
- a CDS encoding macro domain-containing protein yields MKPLTIIAGDATSPQAKGRKIIAHVCNDLGGWGKGFVLAISRRWPEPEREYRRWHRERAANDFALGAVQLVPVQADIEIANMVAQHGMKTGSSGPPIRYDAVERCLDAVAAHALATDASVHMPRIGCGLAGGKWSRIEPIIDKTLCARDIATTVYDFE; encoded by the coding sequence ATGAAACCGTTGACGATCATCGCGGGCGACGCGACCAGCCCGCAGGCCAAGGGCCGCAAGATCATCGCCCATGTCTGCAACGACCTCGGCGGCTGGGGCAAGGGATTCGTGCTGGCGATCTCCCGTAGGTGGCCCGAACCCGAGCGCGAGTACCGTCGCTGGCACCGCGAGCGCGCGGCCAACGACTTCGCGCTCGGAGCGGTTCAACTCGTCCCGGTCCAGGCGGACATCGAGATCGCGAACATGGTCGCGCAACACGGGATGAAGACCGGCAGCAGTGGCCCGCCCATCCGCTACGACGCCGTCGAACGGTGCCTGGACGCCGTCGCCGCACACGCCCTCGCCACCGACGCCTCGGTCCACATGCCCCGTATCGGCTGCGGCCTGGCCGGTGGCAAATGGAGCCGCATCGAGCCGATCATCGACAAGACCTTGTGCGCCCGCGACATCGCCACAACGGTCTACGACTTCGAGTGA
- a CDS encoding response regulator transcription factor gives MRPTTQSAPPLRVLVVDDEGLIRSGLTMILGSAGDIDVVASCEGGRALAAVRDHRPDVVLLDIRMPDVDGLTLLRRIRRLPEPPEVAMLTTFDTDEYLGEALALGAGGFLLKDTDPDRLIRSVRALATGAGCLSSSVVRRLRDGGPAGAEEPTPSAHAVRRLTGREREVLTHIGHGRSNVEIAARMFFSVATAKDDVSAVLTKLGVANRVQAAVIAERAGLLAPVEVPCPPADRREGAG, from the coding sequence GTGCGCCCGACCACGCAATCCGCGCCGCCGCTGCGGGTGCTCGTCGTCGACGACGAGGGCCTCATCCGGTCGGGGCTCACCATGATCCTGGGCAGCGCCGGGGACATCGACGTGGTCGCCTCCTGCGAGGGCGGCCGGGCTCTGGCGGCGGTACGGGACCACCGGCCGGACGTGGTGCTCCTCGACATCCGGATGCCCGACGTCGACGGGCTGACCCTGCTGCGCCGCATCCGCCGCCTGCCGGAGCCGCCCGAGGTCGCCATGCTCACCACCTTCGACACCGACGAGTACCTCGGCGAGGCGCTCGCCCTGGGCGCGGGCGGCTTCCTGCTCAAGGACACCGACCCGGACCGGCTGATCCGTTCCGTACGGGCGCTCGCGACCGGCGCCGGATGCCTCTCGTCCTCGGTGGTGCGGCGGCTGCGCGACGGCGGACCCGCAGGCGCCGAGGAGCCGACGCCCTCGGCGCACGCGGTACGACGGCTGACCGGCCGCGAGCGCGAGGTGCTCACCCACATCGGGCACGGGCGGTCCAACGTGGAGATCGCGGCCCGTATGTTCTTCTCCGTCGCCACCGCGAAGGACGACGTCAGCGCCGTCCTGACCAAGCTCGGCGTGGCCAACCGGGTGCAGGCCGCGGTGATCGCCGAACGGGCCGGGCTCCTCGCGCCCGTCGAAGTGCCGTGTCCGCCCGCCGACCGTCGCGAGGGCGCCGGATGA